In the genome of Streptomyces sp. Tu 3180, the window CGGCCTTCGCCGCCGTCCTGCTCGCTGGGGGAACGGTTGCCTGCGGCGAAGGCCCCGTGAGTGATTCCGCGAAGGAGGGCCGGCCCGAGGTGACCCCCGCGGCGGCCGTGGCGAAGGCCGCGAGGAACTCCGAGGACATCGCATCGCTCCGTTATCGGATCACCGGGACCGTGCCGGAGAGGGGCCGTTTGGAGGCTGAGGCCTCCATGCGCACGGAACCGCCGGCCATGAGCATGCAGATGACCACGGCCGGCCAGGGCGAGGACGGCCGCCTGGAGATCCGGTTCGTCGACGAGGTGATGTACGTCGGCGGGAGTGCGGTCGCCCCCGAGAAGTTGGACGGCAGGAGTTGGTACCGAGCCGATCCGGCCGTCTGGGGCCGTGGCGCGGTGGACAACGACTCCCACGGCGTGCTGCCCAGCCAGCTCGAAGGGAACCCAGCCGTACAGTCCACGCTTCTGACCGGCTCCAAGGACCTGCGGAAAAAGGGGACGGAGACGATCGACGGCACCAGAACCACTCACTACAGGGGAACGGTCACCAGTAGCGGCTTGCGCGCCGCCCGCGGCGCCGCCGCCGACCAGGCGACTCAGGAGCGCCGGATCGAGAGCCTTGATCAGTTCATCGCGCTGCACATCGACGACACGCTCACCATGGATCTGTGGATCGACGACGACAACCACACCAAGCGGTTCCGCATGCGGGGGGACGCATACGACGCCCGGGGCGGCGCAGGGGGCGAGCCACTCGACTTGACCATCACCTTCCTCGACGTCAACCAGCCGGTGACCATCGCGGCCCCACCGTCCGAAGACACCGCTGACATCGCCGCACCGGCGGACGAGGCACCGGCAGGTTGAGCAACACCCGGGAAACGGACGAGGAAGGCTCGTGCCAGGCACGGCGGGAACGGTCGGGCAGGCCCTTCAATCCCAGCGGCTCGGATCGTGGACGGCCCGGGTCCACCGGGCCTCGAACTCTTCCCGGCCGATCACGAACGGCACCCACTCCGGGTCGTAGCGGTCCACCCACGGCGGGTTGAAGGGCCAGTCCTCCGGGGTGCTCCGGTAGGCCGTTCCGTCCTCGGTCAGTTCGACCTGGCGGAGCCGACGACCATCGGGACCGACCTCCACCAGGTAGACCACCGGATCGTCGTCCTCGTCCCAACGGCGGCTCAGGTACAGCAGGTCCCGTCCGGCCAAGGCGCCGAACCCCGGCATGCCGCGCTGGGCGTCCCTTTTGGCCCGGGCCTCGGCCAAGCCGGGCGGTGCGGTCGGTCCGTCGACGTCGGCCTCGTCGAGGCCCCATGTCTCGGCCTCCGCGCGGGTGGCCTCGGTGTGCACGACCTCCACGTCGGCGAAGGTCTCCAGCACCTCCTGCTCGGACCGGGCGTGGACCCACCACCAGGCGCCGCCCATGCCGTAGTCGTGCAGGACCAGAAAGCGTGTCTTCGATGCAGCGTCGGAAGGGGTCACCCACGCACTCTAGGAGCTTGTCTCCTGTTCGGGACGAGGCCGGGCAGGGGGACACCCGTGCGGCCTCCCGCTGCCCGGACCCGATCACCGGTCGGAACCGGAGGCGATCGCTCAGCCGCGGGTCACCGGTGCCTGTAGTCCCGTCACCCGGTCGTCGCGGTTCTCGGGACGCTCCAGGTCGATCTCGCGGGGTGTCCGGTCGACCGGTAGCCGTGGGCGTCGATCCAGCGGGCCGGGAGCTGGGCGGCACGGTGTCCACCGCGCCTCGGTGCACGACGGTCGCCGCCCGGTCGGGGGACGGCAGGGACGTCCTTGACGACGGCAGTGCCGGCTGCTGGAGCGTCTACGGCGATCCTCACGAGGCTCTGCGCGGCCTGCGGCCCCGAAGACCCCCGCTCCGGGGCGGCACGGCAGACCCCGTCCCGGTCTCCGTCTCCTTCAGCCCCGCTCACGGCCGTTCGGACCACGGACGTCACGACGTCGCACACCCCTGCGTTTCATGACCATGCGCAAGATCACTCTTACGTACCGTTACACCGTCGCACGCTGCGGGGAGACCCACATCACAGTGGCCCACCACGAAACCCCACCGATCGCTGCACGGGCTTCCCGGCAGGAGCAGCGACCGGCGGACGGGCACCCAGGAGGTACTGCCATGAGTATGACCTCGAAGAACCCGCTTTCTATCCCCCGACCGCGAGACTGGGCTGCCGTCCTCGTCGTCATCGTGGTCGTCTACGCCCCCATGGCGCAGATCCAGGACGTTCTGACCAACCTGATCGCGCTGTCGGCGGTCCTGGTCTGCGGCTCCGCGGTGAACGCGCTGTCGGCCCGACGGCCGCAGACGACCGCGGTGACCGCCGACTAGGGCCGACGACGCCCTCTCCACCGGCCTTTCCTCCCCAGGAAGGCCGGGAGAGAACCGCCCCCGCTCCCCGCGTGCCCGATCCGGCGGGAACGGACGGGGAACGACGGGGAACACCGGCCAACGACTCGAACCAGTCCGGATCGGCGTCTCGCCCGTCGGATCCGGCCCAGCGGGAACCCGGTGAGCCGGAAGGCTGAGGTCCTCCGGTCCCGCCGGCTCCACCCGAGCTCCCCGCCGAAACAGGTCACTCTGTTGTGATCCGGCCGATCGCGTGCCGCTCGGGTGTTCAGGCGGCAGGCAGGCGATCGTCGTGCGACGCCGGGCGACCGGCGGCATCCGCGTTCCTCGGTCCGGACGGCCCCGTCCGGTCCGAGCACCGGTGACCGCCGGCCGGGAGGTGAGGACAGGCGCTGCTCCATGGAGCGTCGTTCCCGGGGAGGACCCAGGGACGATTCGGCCGGTGGAGCACGGCCGCGGCGTCCTTGGTGCGCCCGAGCCGCATGAGGTGCGCGGCGAGGGTCCTGCGGTCGACCGCGATGTCCGGGTCCAGGACGGCGACGGCGTCCTGCGGCTGTCCGGCGCCGGAGACCGGCACCGCGACGGCGCTCGCGGAGGCGTTCACCCGCCGGAACCGAAGCCGATGTCCGCCACGACTCCGGCACCGGCCCGCCGGATCGGCCCGGCCCGCTGAACCCCAGGCCGCCTCGACCGTCCTCGAACGGGGCGACCGTCCGGTCACCGGAAAAAACAGGTCGAGACGTCCTGCCGCCCTCACCGATCATGCACGCATGCCCCTGACGGAAACCCTCGCTCGAGTCGACGCGGATCTGGCCGCCGGCCGCATACCTCTGGCGCGCCTGCGCCTGCGCGGACTGGTCTCCTCCTTCCCCGACGACCTGACGGTCCGGCGCCGCCTGGCCGAGGTGTACCGGCTGTACGGCGAGCCCGCGGAAGCCGGCCGCTGGATGTACCTCGAAGAGGACCGGGACGCGGACGAGACCGCCGCCTTCGAGGCGAGGTACCGGACTCCCCGGCAGCGCATGCGGGCACTGGCATGGCGCGGTCCTGAGCCCCTCGCCCGCTCCGCGTTCGCCGCGGAGCAACTGGCAGCGGTGCGGACCGCCTGCTCCGAAGCGCTGGGGCGGCCGGTCGACTGGGACACGGTGCTTTCCGCTCCGGACGACGAGCCGGACGGCGGGGAGGGGACGTTCACCGGCTTCCTGGCCGGAGCCGGATGCCTGGTGGTGGCCCTGGCCATGCTCGGGATCTGGGTGAACGGGCTCATCGCCCTCTTCGACTGAGTCGTCCGTTCGAGGGCGGCCCGTCCCGGCCCGCCCCGGTGATGGTGGCGGGTCGGGGCCAGGGGCCCTCGTGGGTGTCCCGGTGCCCGGTTCTCACCCGAGGGCCTCGTAAGCAGCCGGCGGGTGGGCCGGTTCGGGGTGTTCCACCGTGCAGCGGTCGCCGTGGAGCGTCAGCACCGCCCAGTGCCAGGCCTCGTCGTGTCCCACCGCTGCTTCACGGCGACAGCCGCCCGGACCGGGGCATGGAGGCGATCACGGCGGAGACGGCGGCGGTCACGACGAGGCTGCCCACCATGACCGTCCCCACGCCGATGACGAACAGGCCGCTGGCGTCGTCCGACCAGTCGTGGAAGGCGGCAGCGGTCAGGCCCGCCGTGGTGCCGAGGACGGCGCCCGTGACGTGGTGCCGGGATGCCGCCCAGTACACCGGGAGCAGCAGGGTCAGCACCAGTCCGATCACCTGCCACGCCTCGTACGGGCCGCTCGTCGAGCCGTCGGGGTGCAGGTCACGGTGCTGGTCCCAGCCGAGCCAGGCGGCCCACATCACCGGTGCCGCCACAGCCGGGGCGAGGGCCGGCAACAGCCGGGGAACGGGTTTCGTCGGTCCTTGGCGCATGGCTCGAGCGTCCCGCCCGGCGCCGTCGCCGGGCAGGGCGCACGTACTCGGATCCACCTGAGTACGTGAGCCGGGGGCCGCCGGCCGGGAAGCCCGGGGGCGGCGCTCCGGTCCGGCCGGAACCGCCGGTCCCGTGTCGCCGGTCCCGGTGCTCGTCCGTGCGGTGGTGCGACGGTCCGGACCCCGGCGGCCGTCGAGGATGATGTGCGTATGCGGAGTGAGGGTGAGAACGGCGGGCCGACCACCAACAAGGTGTTGGCGGCGGGCATATCGGTCGGGTTGTCGCTCGGTACGGCGCTCGGGCTGGTGCTCGGGCTGACCGTCTTCGGCAACCTCGGGCTCGGCCTGGCCCTGGGAACGGCCCTGGGGCTGGGGGCCGGCACCGCCGTGGGGGTCGCGGCGGGTACCAGGGGGGACGACGGGTCGGGTTCCGGCCGGGAGGGTGAAGGACCGGAGGGGCGGGACCGGTAGGGCCCGCCGGGGCGGCGGCCGGGGAGGTCCTCGCCGAGGCCGGTCGGGGGAGCGTCACGTCGCGGGGCTAGGGTCGGTCCATGACGACTGCAGAGAACAACGGCACCTCTCCCCTCGACGTCGGGATCGGCGCCCTGAACGGCGGTCCGGCGGACCTCGCCCAGTACGCGGGCCGGGCCGTGCTCGTCGTGAACGTGGCCTCCAAGTGCGGCCTGACCCCGCAGTACGCCGGACTGGAGCGGCTGCACGAGCGGTACGCGGAGCGCGGCTTCACCGTGCTCGGCGTGCCCTGCAACCAGTTCCTCGGGCAGGAGCCGGGCAGCGCGGAGGAGATCGCCGAGTTCTGTTCGGCGACGTACGGCGTGACCTTCCCGATGACGGAGAAGGTCGAGGTCAACGGGGAGGGGCGGCACGCTCTGTACGAGCGGCTGGTCGGTTTCGCCGACGCCGAGGGGCACAGCGGGGACATCCGCTGGAACTTCGAGAAGTTCCTGATCGGGCGGGACGGCGAGGTCGTCGCCCGCTTCTCGCCGCAGACCGAGCCGGAGTCGGCGGAGGTCGTGGCGGCGGTGGAGAAGGCGATCGGCTGACCGCCGTCCCCGCCCCCGGGGCGAGTGTCCCCGTCGCCGGGCGGAAGGGCCGCCCGGCGACGGAGGACGTCCGCGTGGACGAGGAACCGGCCGGCACCGGGGCGTCCGCGGCAGGCCGGTCCGGGAGGCCGTGAGGCCGAGCCCCCTCGGCTAGGACGGCGAGCTGGTCGAGGGGGCCCTGGTGGTTCGTGCGGCGATCGCCGGTCCGATCAGCCCTTCACCGAGGCCACGAAGGCGCTCCACGCGTCCGCGGGGAAGGCCAGCTTCGGCCCCTCGGGAACCTTGGTGTCCCCGAGTTCCAGCGCTTCCTCGGTGGTCGACCTGACCATCACGCACGCGCCGTTGTTGTTGGTGTAGGAGGATGTCGTCCACGTCTCCGTGGCACCCAGACGAATTGCCATGTTCGCTCCGTAGCCAGTTGCTGAGTTGCCGTCCCGGGTTGCGCGTTCCGGCGTGGACCCGCAGAACGGATTGCGCCAACCCTCGCTGGTGGTTGGCGTGATCGACGCTACTCGCCAACATCCTCTTCCGGAGCGGTCGTTCACTCGACCGGATGGCATATTCCGGGTGAGACTTCCCGGTACTCATGTCAGGGGTGTACGATCCGCCGCCTGACGGTGGATCAGCGTGCGTACTCCTTCGCGATGCGTTCCACGAGCTGACGGGACTGTTCCACGTTCAGGGACTGGGCCCGCAGGTGCTCGTACATCACGGTGTACTTCTGCACGTCGTGCGGCTTCTCCAGGTACAGGTCGCTGGTCACGCCCGCGATGTACACGACGCTCGAGTCGGCCGCGTCGGCGAACTCCAGGATCGAGTACTGGCCGTTGATGCCGGCGTGCGCGCCCACCTCGAACGGCAGCACCTGCACGGTGACGTGCGGCAGCTGGGACAGCTCCATCACGTGCTCGAGCTGTTCCCGCATCACCTGCCGGCTCCCGACGACCCGGCGCAGCGACGCCTCGTCCAGCACCACCCACAGCCGCAGCGGTTCCTTGTCCGTGGTGATGCGGCCCTGCCTGCGCAGGCGGACCTCGACCCGCTTGTCGTTGTCCTGCTCGGACGACTCCGGCGAACCGCCCCGGATGATGGCCTCGGCGTAGGCGCGGGTCTGCAACAGGCCGGTGATGATCTGGGGCTCGTAGACCCGGAGCGATTCCGCGTCCGTCTCCAGGCCGATGTAGACGCTGTACGGGATGTCGCCGAAGGCGTGCCACCAGCCCTGCTGGCGCGAGTCCTTGGCCATCTGCATCAGCGACTCGACGACGCGCTGGTCCTCCACCTCGTAGACCCCGCACAGGTCGCGGACGTCGCGCTGGCTGATGCTGCGCCGGCCGTTCTCCAGCCGGCTGATCTTCGACTGCGACACCAGCAGCCGTTCCGCCACTTCCTCGGCCGTCATGCCCTTGAGCTCGCGGAGTCTGCGCAGTTCCTGGCCCAGCCGGCGTCGCCTGACGGTGGGGTTGACATTCGATGCCACGGGACGTGCACCTCCGGCTGCATACCTCGTACTTGCCACTTTGCGTATCTGCTGCCGAGCAGATTGCCACCAAGGTGCTTCCTACCGCTGGGAAACGGTGGATATACGGCGCGTACACGCCAGTTCACGGGGCCGCGGCGGTACGGGCGCCGGTTGCGGGCACGCCGAGCGGGGCGGGGAGAGGCCGTGCACTCTCCCCGCCCCGCTCGGACAGCGGCTCCCGTGACCGGGTCTGTGGTGCCGTGGATCCGTGGCGTGTCGCGCCGTCGGCCCCCGGGCCCCCTCGGGGACCGCCGGGGGCGCGCCGCTCAGTGGGCCACGGCGCGCGCCATGGATCCGCGGCGCGGTTGCGCCGGAACGCCTCGGGCGGGTTCCGGTGCGCCCCTGCCGACGGCGGCCTGACGGCCCGCCGGCGGTGCGGGGCTGCGGCGCGGCTGGGCCGCCACGCCGTTCTGGACGTCCATCACGGCGTGCGCCACGAGACCACCCATCGGGTCGTGCCGGATCAGGTCCCGCAACCGGGAACGCGAGGAGCGTCCCTCGTTCCCCGGGTACAGGTGCTTGCCGAGGCCGACCGCGTGCGCCAGTGCGGCGAGCGCCGCGGTCCGCGGGTCCGGCGGAACGCCGGTGCGGATCGCGGAGTCCAGCCGGGCCCTGATCTCCCGGCTGATCTCGGTGTCCGTCGCCTGGTAGCGAGTCGTCGGCAAGACCCCGCACATCTGTCCGGCCACGGCGTGCACCATGCCGCACCGCTCCAGATGCGAGAGGTAGGTCTGGCGGAGCCCGAGTCGCGGCCCGCCGATCCAGTGGACGGCCCGTACCGGAGCGCCGCGCCTTCGCAGCAACTCCAACGCGCAGTCCAGTGTCGGATCTCCAGTCGGCCGTGGTACCACCACGGCGATACGATCCCCGTCTGGGGCTATCCGTCCGGCCAGCGCCAGCTCCACTAGCTGTGCTCCGGCCAGACCGAGGTCGAGCGACTGCGGCTGCGCAGTGGTACCCGTGGCCGGGTCCAGTGCCAGCAGCAGAAGCTCCTCCGGAAGTGTTCTGCGGCTCCTGCCCATCCATGCCTCCCCGCGTGGATGAATGACAGGGTGACCCCTCTCACATTGGTCTGTCGAGGGTGCGTGACCGGTTCGTAAGGGAACCGGCAGGTATGTCGTTCTCGTCTACCACGTGGGATCGGCCCGCGCACAGGACACTGGTACAGGGTTCGGACAGCGCTGTGGAGCACTGTCGCGGGCGGCGGTTCACGGTTCGGTTGGCGCACGCGGGGCGTGCGCCGCATGGAGGAGGCATCGGTGGCGGGCGAGTCCCCCGACAGGTCGAAGCAGCGCGAGTCGTCGGCAGAACCGACGTCGGGGAGCGCGGGTCCGGTTCCCGAGGCGAGGAACTCCGCCGAGAAGCGGGACCTCCGATTGGCGGTGGCCCGCGAGTCCTCGCCCTCGGAGGACCGCGGGAGCGTCGACACGGCCACTCGGGTGCTGTCGGTGCGTGAGGCGGCGGAGGACGCCGCGGAGGCCGCGGAGGCCGACGGAGCGCCCTCCGAAGAGCTTGGCGACTCCGCCGTGGAGGGCGACGGGCGGCTGCGCGAGGCGGTGGCCGCGTGGGTGCGCTCGGCGGACTCCGACGGGGGCGCGCAGGACACGAGCGGGGCGGCGGAGGCCGGGAGCGGGGCCGAGGACGCCTCCGCCGACGACGAGAGCGACGACGACGCCGAGGACGGGCCCCGCGGCGACGGCGACACCGACAGCGACGGCGACGGCGACGGCGACGGCGGGGCGAGGACCGGCGCGGAGCCGGGGACGCGGCCCGAACGCGCCGCCGCCGGGGAGCCGAAGACCGGGGACGAGGCCGAGGACGCCTCCGGCACCGGCACCGACGCGCGCCGTGACACCGGCGCGGAGACCGGGAACGCCGCGCAGGACGACTCCGGGCGGGCGGCCGGGGAGCCGAGGACCGCGCCAGCGGACGAGCGCGAGGACGAGCGCGAGGACGAGGACGGATCCGAGGGCGCCGCGCACGAGGCGTCCGCCGGGGCGCCGAAGGCCGCCGCCTCCACGGCCGACGAGTCCCACGACGCCGACGAGGACGACGACGCCGAGGACGACGACGAGGACGACGACGAGGACGACGCCCCCGGGGCGGTTTCCGGTGGGGCGGGTTCGTCCGGGGGCGACGACGCGGGCCCGGACCCGGACGAGGACACCGGCACGGACCCGTCCGCCGGCTCCGGCGAAGCCGGCGCCGCCCCCGAGGAGGACGGTCCGGAGGCCGACGCCGCGCCCGCCGACGCCGAGTCAAAGACCGGCTCCGGGACCGGCTCCGCAGCCGAGTCCCCGGCCGAGGACGAGGCCGAGGCCGAGGACGACGCCGAGCCCAAGGCCCCCGCCACCGGGTCCAAGGCCCCCGCCGCCGGGTCCGAGGCCCCCGTCGACCAGCCCACCGCCGTCTTCAGGACCGGGCGTCCCTCCGCGCCCTCCGTCGACCAGCCCACCACCATGCTCAAGCTGGGCGACACGGGCGCCAAGGCCGAGCCCGGTGACGCGGGCGCCGACGCGGGCGACGGGGCCGGATCCGAGTCCGGGTCCGGGCCCAAGGGCGAGTCCGCGTCCGAGCGCACCAGCAGGTTCGTCGCGCTGAAGGAGTTCGACGACCCCGACACCCGCAAGCCGCCGCGCGGCGGGGACGCCACCACCGCGTTGCGCGCCGTGACGCCGGCCGCGAAGCCCCCCGCTCCCGCCGAGGCCACCACCTCCGTCCCGCAGGTCGGGCCCGAGCGGACGACGCAGCAGCCGCTGCCGCCCAAGCCGCCGCTGGACCTGCTGGCCGAGCTGACCAACACCCCGCCGCCGCCGGAGACCCCGCTGCGGACGGCCGTGCGGCGGATCAAGATCTGGACGCCGCTGGTCCTGCTGCTGGTGGTCGTCCTCGCGGTCGTGCAGAACATGCGTCCGCTCCCCGCACCCACGCTCGAGCTCACCGCCCAGGACGGCTACACCTTCGAGGGCGGCAAGGTCGACATCCCGTGGCCGGCGGACGGGCAGGCCGCGCTCGACGTGCAGGGCATCGGCACGTTCGGCTCCTCCGGTGAGCAGAAGCCCGTGCCGATCGCCAGCGTCGCCAAGGTCATGACCGCGTACCTGATCCTGCGCGACCACCCGCTCAAGAGCGGCGCCGAGGGGCCGATGCTCAAGATCGACGAGCTCGCCGAGAAGCAGTCCGACGCCGGTCAGGAGTCGACCGTCACCGTCACCGCGGGCGACGAGATCTCCCAGCGGGAGGCGATCGAGGCCATCCTGATCGCGTCCGCGAACAACGTGGCGCGGCTGCTCGCCCGCTGGGACGCGGGGTCCGAGAAGGCGTTCGTCGAGAAGATGAACGACGCCGCGAAGGACCTCGGCATGACCAACACGACCTACACCGACCCCTCGGGCCTGAACGACACCACCGTGAGCACGGCCGTGGACCAGGTGAAGCTGGCCAGGGCCGCGATGAAGCAGCCCGCGTTCCGCGAGGTCGCCGCGATGATGTCGTACGACGACTACAAGGGCGTCAACCACCCCAACTGGAACCAGCTGGTCGGCAGCAACGACGTCGTCGGCATCAAGACCGGCACCACCACCTCCGCGCTCGGCAACCTGGTGTTCGCCGCGAAGAAGGAGATCGACGGCGAGACCCGGACCATCGTCGGCGCCGTGGTCCGCCAGCCCGCGGGCGGCAAGGACAACACCATCCTGTCCGCCGCCCTGACCTCGGGCGACCAGCTGATCCGGGCCGCGCAGGGCGCGCTGGAGTCGGCGACGATCCTGAAGAAGGGCGCCGTGGTCGGGTACGTGGACGACGGTCTGGGCGGACGCACCCCCGTCGCCGTCACCGAGGACGTCAAGGCCGTCGGCTGGGCGGGGCTGTCGGTGAAGCTGACGTTCGCCGCGGACGAGCTGCCGCACCAGGCGAAGGCCGGAACCAAGGTGGGCACGCTCACCGTCGGCGACGGCACGAGCAGCGCCGTCAAGGTGCCGGTCGCCCTCCAGGAGGACCTGGTGGAGCCCGGCTTCACGGACAAGCTGACGCGTCTTTCCTGATCCGCGGCGGAACCGCGCGGCACGCACGCCCGTGCCCCCGTCGGCCGACGCCCACCAGGGCGACGGCCGACGGGGTGCGTGCTAGCGTCACGAAACGGGCAGGCCGCCGGTCACCGGGGCGCGGTGGAACACACGGCGGACGGGACGCGGCCGCGAACAGGAGACGGGACACGGGGAGTGCCTTCAGGTGGCCACTGCGGAGCCGACACGCGCCGACGACGCCGAGCCGGAACCGGGAGCGGGAACCGGCCCGCGAATACGCGTCCCCGACGCGCAGCAGCGGGAGGACCCGACGGCCCCCGCCGCTTCCGTGAGCCCCACGGCCTCCACGGCCCCCTCGGCCTCCGCCCCTGACCGCACGGCGCCCCGTACGCCCCGTACGGGGCGCGCTCCCCGTCTCGGGGCCGCCGTCCTCGCCGTGCGCGACCGTGTGCTGCGGCACCCCGTGCTGTCCGTCACCGGGCTCGCCGGCCTCCTGCACGTCGTCTGGTTCTTCACGTTCGCCAACAGCGGCGGCGATCTCGCGGCGCAGGACGCGTGGGCCGAGTTCGTCGGCCGGCACCCGGACTCGGCGTACAACCTGGCCTGGTACGGCGGCATGCACCCGGTGTCGTACAGCGTGGTGTCGCCGTACCTGATGTCGCTCCTCGGGGTGCGGACGACGATGATGATCGCGGGGACGGTGTCGGCGGGGCTGCTGACCCTGATCCTCGTGCGCAGCCTCCCCCGCTCCCGGCTCCGCTCGAGCGGGGGGAGGCCCGTCGCGCGCGATCCGCTGTGGGCGGCGCTCGCGGGGGTGTTCGCGCTGCTGTGCAACGCGGCCTCGGGGCGGGTGACGTTCGGACTGGGCACGATGTTCGCGCTCGGTGCGGTCGCCGTCGTCTTCTGCTGGCCGTACCGGTGGCGTTACAAGCGGTGGGCGAAGGCGCTGTGTGCGGCCCCGCTGGCGGCGCTGGCCACGATGTCCTCGCCGGTCGCGGGGCTGTTCGTGGGTCTGGTGGCGGTGGCGCTGTTCCTGCAGAAGCGCCGGCCGGGGGCGTGGGCGCTGGGGCTGGCGCCCAGTGCGGTGGTGGCGGTGTCGGCCTGGCTGTTCCCGTTCTCCGGGACGCAGCCGATGGGCATCGGCTCGGTGATCCTGCCGCTGCTGTACTCGGTCCTGGTGTACGTCCTGGTGCCCCGGGAGTGGAGGACGGTCCGGATCACGGCCGCGGTGTACGGGCTCGGGATCGTGCTGGTCTGGGTGATCAGCTCGCAGATCGGCTCCAACATGACCCGGCTCGCCATGCTGTTCGCGGGCGTGGCGCTGGTGGCCGCGCTGCCGTTCGCGGTGCCGAGGACCCTCAAGTGGTACGCGATCGTCGTCGCCTTCGTCGGTTTCACCGGCTGGATCGGCTTCAAGTCGGTCGACGACGTCGTGCACACCACGCCGCGGGCGTCCTGGGCGCGCGAGCTGGCGCCGCTGGTGAACGAGCTCCAGGAGGTCGGCGCCGAGCGGGGCCGCGTGGAGGTCGTCCCGGCCCGCTCGCACCGTGAGGCGTCCGCCCTCGCCCCGTACGTCAACCTGGCCCGCGGCTGGAACCGGCAGGCCGACATGGAGCGCAACCCGCTCTTCTACGACGACACCCTCAACTCGGCGAACTACCACGAGTGGCTGAAGCGCTGGGGCGTGCACTTCGTGGTGCTGCCGAAGGACGAGCCGGACGGTGACGGCGGTCAGCGGGAGCGGGAGCTGGTGCAGCGCGGGCTGCCGTACCTGAAGCAGATCTGGGGCGACGCCAACTGGCAGCTGTTCGAGGTGGACGACCCGACCCCGCTGGCGGAGCCGAACGCGGTCGTGGAGCGGGCCGATCAGGGTGAGTGGACACTGCGGGTGGAGAAGGCGGGCCGGATCCTGGTCCGCGTCCCGTACTCGCCGTGGCTGGGCCTCGTCGACGCCGAGGGCAAGGCGCTGGAGCCTCCGCGGGAGACGGAGGCGTCCGAGAACCGCCCGGAGGGCGAGCCGAAGACGTACGAGAACGTCCACGGCTGCCTGATGGAGACGGAGGAGGACGCGAACGGCGACAGGTGGACGATGCTGCTCGCGCCGGAGCCGGGGACGTACCGCCTGGCGGCTCCGTACAAGTGGGGCGAGCGGGGCACGCCCTGCCCGGACGAGCTGCGCTGAGACGGCCCGTCCGGCCGGTCCCACGGCACCCTTCCCCGGGTCCGCGACGCGGTCGCCGTGACCCTGCTTCGTTCACGTAGATGAACCAAGGTCACCTAGTCGAACATTTTTACTTCCTCTTGACCTGACGCTTCCTTGTCGCGCCCACACCACCCCACCCACGATGAGCGGGCACTTCGCGGCCTTCCTCGCCCCTACCCCATTCAGGCGAAGTGCCAACCAGCTGAGTGGAGTTCACAAGGCGGACCCTGGAAGGGGGGACATGAACAGTCTCGACTGGGCGGTGCTCATCGGCTACTTCGCCGTGATGGTCGCCATCGGCATCTGGTCGCACAAGCGGGTGGACAACGTCAGCGACTTCTTCACGGCCGGCGGCAAGATGCCGTGGTGGCTCTCCGGCATCTCCCACCACATGTCGGGTTACAGCGCGGTGATGTTCACCGGATACGCGGGCATCGCCTACACCTACGGTGTGACGTCCTTCGTCACCTGGTCCTTCCCCATCGCCCTCG includes:
- a CDS encoding LppX_LprAFG lipoprotein; amino-acid sequence: MGISARGSVPRGATSAAFAAVLLAGGTVACGEGPVSDSAKEGRPEVTPAAAVAKAARNSEDIASLRYRITGTVPERGRLEAEASMRTEPPAMSMQMTTAGQGEDGRLEIRFVDEVMYVGGSAVAPEKLDGRSWYRADPAVWGRGAVDNDSHGVLPSQLEGNPAVQSTLLTGSKDLRKKGTETIDGTRTTHYRGTVTSSGLRAARGAAADQATQERRIESLDQFIALHIDDTLTMDLWIDDDNHTKRFRMRGDAYDARGGAGGEPLDLTITFLDVNQPVTIAAPPSEDTADIAAPADEAPAG
- a CDS encoding DUF6584 family protein, with translation MPLTETLARVDADLAAGRIPLARLRLRGLVSSFPDDLTVRRRLAEVYRLYGEPAEAGRWMYLEEDRDADETAAFEARYRTPRQRMRALAWRGPEPLARSAFAAEQLAAVRTACSEALGRPVDWDTVLSAPDDEPDGGEGTFTGFLAGAGCLVVALAMLGIWVNGLIALFD
- a CDS encoding glutathione peroxidase, translating into MTTAENNGTSPLDVGIGALNGGPADLAQYAGRAVLVVNVASKCGLTPQYAGLERLHERYAERGFTVLGVPCNQFLGQEPGSAEEIAEFCSATYGVTFPMTEKVEVNGEGRHALYERLVGFADAEGHSGDIRWNFEKFLIGRDGEVVARFSPQTEPESAEVVAAVEKAIG
- a CDS encoding DUF397 domain-containing protein, whose protein sequence is MAIRLGATETWTTSSYTNNNGACVMVRSTTEEALELGDTKVPEGPKLAFPADAWSAFVASVKG
- a CDS encoding helix-turn-helix transcriptional regulator — protein: MASNVNPTVRRRRLGQELRRLRELKGMTAEEVAERLLVSQSKISRLENGRRSISQRDVRDLCGVYEVEDQRVVESLMQMAKDSRQQGWWHAFGDIPYSVYIGLETDAESLRVYEPQIITGLLQTRAYAEAIIRGGSPESSEQDNDKRVEVRLRRQGRITTDKEPLRLWVVLDEASLRRVVGSRQVMREQLEHVMELSQLPHVTVQVLPFEVGAHAGINGQYSILEFADAADSSVVYIAGVTSDLYLEKPHDVQKYTVMYEHLRAQSLNVEQSRQLVERIAKEYAR
- a CDS encoding GPP34 family phosphoprotein produces the protein MGRSRRTLPEELLLLALDPATGTTAQPQSLDLGLAGAQLVELALAGRIAPDGDRIAVVVPRPTGDPTLDCALELLRRRGAPVRAVHWIGGPRLGLRQTYLSHLERCGMVHAVAGQMCGVLPTTRYQATDTEISREIRARLDSAIRTGVPPDPRTAALAALAHAVGLGKHLYPGNEGRSSRSRLRDLIRHDPMGGLVAHAVMDVQNGVAAQPRRSPAPPAGRQAAVGRGAPEPARGVPAQPRRGSMARAVAH
- a CDS encoding D-alanyl-D-alanine carboxypeptidase, translated to MAGESPDRSKQRESSAEPTSGSAGPVPEARNSAEKRDLRLAVARESSPSEDRGSVDTATRVLSVREAAEDAAEAAEADGAPSEELGDSAVEGDGRLREAVAAWVRSADSDGGAQDTSGAAEAGSGAEDASADDESDDDAEDGPRGDGDTDSDGDGDGDGGARTGAEPGTRPERAAAGEPKTGDEAEDASGTGTDARRDTGAETGNAAQDDSGRAAGEPRTAPADEREDEREDEDGSEGAAHEASAGAPKAAASTADESHDADEDDDAEDDDEDDDEDDAPGAVSGGAGSSGGDDAGPDPDEDTGTDPSAGSGEAGAAPEEDGPEADAAPADAESKTGSGTGSAAESPAEDEAEAEDDAEPKAPATGSKAPAAGSEAPVDQPTAVFRTGRPSAPSVDQPTTMLKLGDTGAKAEPGDAGADAGDGAGSESGSGPKGESASERTSRFVALKEFDDPDTRKPPRGGDATTALRAVTPAAKPPAPAEATTSVPQVGPERTTQQPLPPKPPLDLLAELTNTPPPPETPLRTAVRRIKIWTPLVLLLVVVLAVVQNMRPLPAPTLELTAQDGYTFEGGKVDIPWPADGQAALDVQGIGTFGSSGEQKPVPIASVAKVMTAYLILRDHPLKSGAEGPMLKIDELAEKQSDAGQESTVTVTAGDEISQREAIEAILIASANNVARLLARWDAGSEKAFVEKMNDAAKDLGMTNTTYTDPSGLNDTTVSTAVDQVKLARAAMKQPAFREVAAMMSYDDYKGVNHPNWNQLVGSNDVVGIKTGTTTSALGNLVFAAKKEIDGETRTIVGAVVRQPAGGKDNTILSAALTSGDQLIRAAQGALESATILKKGAVVGYVDDGLGGRTPVAVTEDVKAVGWAGLSVKLTFAADELPHQAKAGTKVGTLTVGDGTSSAVKVPVALQEDLVEPGFTDKLTRLS